From Anopheles coluzzii chromosome 3, AcolN3, whole genome shotgun sequence, the proteins below share one genomic window:
- the LOC125907302 gene encoding uncharacterized protein LOC125907302 translates to MPGSPVPTTSAAFEEQDASHRVSHVQAASDSDHGQANPILRAAVAREASESEFEGFESVNSSPTFPTAAMLAEKRKRMRQHFDQRLDRIDQALQHATRADAAFLKGCASRLSMLSTEYETWHTNNLVSSSNAQFEQEEEEYASFENRHFELSLVIERNLSSSVVSTPTRDTMPHTKLPEMRLPTFDGKMEDWLPFRDAFLSLIDRNKNLADVDKLRYLKGSLQRDALNVVGDIEITDANYSVAWEVLKSRFENKKLVVKRYLDGLFAIPHMKKESYESLISLIDSFERGVKMTTRMGVATEGWSVLLAHMVCSKLDLATLKQWEIHHSSTNVPTYDEIMKFLRSQATVLQAMAPDRNRTSEATTAGGRMKTRNEVYSVVKPATKVCSFCKRASHAAYLCEVFRNASVEKRHELVRNGQLCFNCLSAGHQRKDCSSGSCRVCQRNHHTMLHKPNSPIDQSSLASASSLPSTSNAEAATPASIVQHCARNNFEKIILLPTAMVQVVNVDGTRIWARALLDGGSQINIVTERLVQLLRVQKRNEHHLLGGIGKAQHSSHHSVSLAIHSHCSTFKASWKFHVLREVTWDQPAHAVNPEGLNLPKGVTLADPHFYEPGPIDLLIGREGYNDLLLGNILRLNSPKLLLQNTELGWIVSGQVSQGLTHSSLVLNVMTLNDQLSRFWELEGCYSPAMLSVEEAECEAAFVQTTSRDHEGRFVVALPTRTERLNQLGDSYEAASRRLQSLCRRLNIDSKLKQEYSKFLQEYLDLGHMEEIPSDRHDNGKTYYMPHHCVVRPDSLTTKLRVVFDASSSTDTGVSLNDALMVGPSVQDDLLSLLLRFRVPRFAILADIEKMYRQIWVKESDRPLQRILWKESADDRIRIYQLKTVTYGTACAPYLATRCLQALAKEGETRYPRASKVLEQDIYMDDMITGVESVEDGRIICSEINQLLQSAGFHLRKWASNSSELLEQIPAELQIEGDVLNIDRSTSIKALGLRWMPSSDQLGFSVPGWKESEIITKRIALSDAAKLFDPLGLLGPVIVVAKCFMQELWKNENTWDEPLESERQQFWLRFREQLADLTSLTIPRRAIGGTVRIEAHGFSDASLRAYGACIYIRAESSDGQVSVRLLCAKSKVAPIPNTKRKKNVSLPRLELSGALLLSHLWQKVKQGVKLELKINFWVDSTIVLHWLSSSPSRWKQFVANRVAEIQHQTYKMPWSYVASEHNPADIISRGMMPLQLMDSQLWWQGPSWLHLPSQAWPTNKPNTEISSEDLEERSIVATSQQVPPNFLFDLSSSYEKLVRLTAYLLRFMYNCQPTHRGNLRKGFLKIDELVSASLTLVRLAQQETFVEELRDVRQTGAVKPNSKLKTLTPILKEGILRVGGRLRNAPVSYECKHPIILAFSHPLTLLIARSYHRQYLHAGQQELISSLRERFWPLRVRNLARKVVYECVSCFRSKPTTAEQIMGDLPSERVNPVLPFYNTGVDLCGPLFYRQTNKKAAPIKCYVAVFVCLVIKAVHVELIADLSTPAFISTLKRFIARRGKPSVIQCDNAKNFRGADRALKEMYELFQKQQHQDAVTTYCGTEGITFNFIPPRSPHFGGIWEAAVKSLKRHLKATIGSSILRRDDLETILVQVEACLNSRPLTALSNDPEDLEILTPGHFLIQRALTSVPEPSYAEIPGNRLDRYQQLQEYVRRIWKRWNRDYLSGLHPRTRWTSRRDNVREGTMVLLKEDNLPPLKWRFGRVLKIYPGDDGLVRVVDVKTKDGIYRRAITKICILPGQKEEREVS, encoded by the coding sequence ATGCCTGGTTCACCAGTTCCAACGACGTCGGCGGCGTTTGAGGAACAAGACGCATCGCATCGTGTATCACATGTGCAAGCTGCATCAGACAGCGATCATGGCCAAGCCAATCCAATACTGAGGGCAGCCGTGGCAAGAGAAGCTTCGGAGAGTGAGTTTGAAGGTTTTGAATCAGTAAATTCAAGTCCTACTTTTCCAACAGCAGCAATGCTGGCGGAGAAAAGAAAGCGAATGCGTCAGCATTTCGACCAAAGGCTGGACCGCATTGATCAAGCACTACAGCATGCAACAAGAGCGGATGCCGCTTTTCTGAAAGGATGTGCGTCACGCTTGTCGATGCTATCCACGGAATATGAAACATGGCACACCAACAATTTGGTTTCTTCTTCCAATGCACAGTtcgaacaagaagaagaagagtacGCCTCTTTCGAGAACCGCCATTTTGAGCTTTCATTGGTAATTGAAAGAAACTTGTCATCAAGTGTAGtttccacaccaacacgcGATACCatgccacacacaaaacttccCGAAATGCGCTTGCCAACTTTTGATGGAAAGATGGAAGATTGGTTACCGTTTCGAGATGCCTTTCTCAGTCTTATTGATCGCAATAAGAATTTAGCCGACGTAGACAAGCTACGATACTTAAAAGGCTCTCTTCAAAGGGATGCTCTTAACGTAGTAGGAGACATCGAAATCACCGACGCAAATTATTCTGTTGCCTGGGAAGTATTGAAATCGCgattcgaaaacaaaaagctagTGGTGAAACGATATCTTGATGGATTATTTGCGATACCACACATGAAAAAGGAATCATACGAATCACTGATTTCTTTAATTGACAGTTTTGAGCGTGGTGTTAAAATGACGACTAGAATGGGAGTGGCCACGGAAGGATGGAGCGTGCTCTTAGCTCACATGGTCTGCTCTAAATTAGACCTGGCCACACTTAAACAATGGGAAATACATCATAGCTCAACCAATGTTCCCACGTATGACGAGATCATGAAATTCCTTCGCAGCCAAGCAACTGTTTTGCAAGCCATGGCTCCAGACAGGAATCGAACAAGTGAAGCAACAACAGCTGGAGGCAGAATGAAAACCCGCAACGAAGTGTACAGCGTGGTTAAGCCGGCCACAAAGGTTTGTTCATTCTGCAAAAGGGCTTCACATGCTGCGTACCTGTGCGAAGTGTTTCGAAATGCATCTGTGGAAAAGCGACACGAGCTAGTGAGGAACGGACAGTTGTGTTTCAACTGTTTGTCGGCGGGTCATCAGCGAAAGGATTGTTCGTCCGGATCTTGCCGTGTATGTCAGCGAAATCATCATACGATGCTTCACAAACCGAATTCTCCAATTGATCAGTCGTCATTAGCATCAGCGTCATCACTGCCGTCTACATCAAATGCAGAAGCAGCTACACCGGCTTCTATTGTTCAACATTGTGCGCGCAACAATTTCGAAAAAATAATCCTGTTACCAACAGCAATGGTACAAGTAGTGAATGTTGACGGAACACGTATCTGGGCTCGAGCTTTACTGGATGGAGGTTCACAGATCAACATTGTTACGGAACGATTGGTACAGCTGTTGAGAGTCCAGAAGAGGAACGAGCATCATCTGCTTGGTGGAATAGGGAAGGCACAGCATTCGTCTCATCATTCTGTGAGCCTTGCTATCCACTCTCACTGCTCTACCTTCAAGGCAAGCTGGAAGTTCCATGTGCTGCGAGAAGTGACGTGGGACCAGCCAGCACATGCAGTCAATCCGGAAGGATTGAACCTACCGAAGGGAGTGACGTTGGCGGATCCTCATTTCTATGAGCCAGGGCCAATTGATCTACTTATTGGGCGAGAAGGTTACAACGATCTACTTTTGGGTAACATTCTTCGGTTGAATAGCCCAAAACTACTACTGCAAAACACGGAGCTGGGTTGGATTGTCTCAGGTCAGGTAAGCCAAGGTCTAACACACTCTTCCTTAGTGCTCAACGTCATGACGCTGAATGACCAACTAAGCCGGTTTTGGGAACTGGAAGGCTGCTACTCCCCTGCGATGTTATCCGTCGAGGAAGCTGAGTGTGAGGCAGCATTTGTACAAACAACTTCACGAGACCACGAAGGCCGTTTCGTGGTAGCCTTACCAACGCGTACTGAAAGGCTTAATCAACTAGGTGACTCTTATGAAGCTGCATCACGGCGGCTACAATCGCTCTGTAGGCGATTAAATATCGACTCGAAATTGAAGCAGGAATATTCTAAATTCCTACAGGAGTATCTCGATCTAGGACACATGGAAGAAATTCCATCTGACCGCCATGACAATGGAAAGACATATTACATGCCGCATCATTGTGTAGTACGACCCGACAGCCTCACGACTAAGCTAAGAGTCGTATTTGATGCATCCAGTTCTACTGATACAGGGGTATCCCTCAACGATGCACTGATGGTGGGACCTTCAGTGCAAGATGATCTTTTGTCGTTGTTACTCCGATTTAGAGTACCCAGATTTGCGATTTTGGCTGACATTGAAAAAATGTATCGCCAAATTTGGGTGAAGGAATCCGATCGTCCACTTCAACGCATCCTGTGGAAAGAATCTGCTGATGATAGAATTCGCATCTATCAGCTGAAAACCGTTACGTACGGCACAGCCTGCGCACCTTACTTGGCCACCCGTTGTCTGCAAGCGTTGGCTAAGGAAGGAGAAACAAGATATCCCAGGGCATCCAAGGTCCTCGAGCAAGATATTTACATGGATGACATGATCACCGGTGTGGAATCTGTTGAAGATGGCCGGATTATTTGCAGCGAAATAAATCAGCTTCTACAATCGGCAGGATTTCACCTGCGCAAATGGGCTTCAAACTCGTCTGAGTTACTGGAGCAAATACCAGCTGAACTACAAATCGAGGGAGATGTTTTGAACATCGATCGCAGCACATCCATCAAGGCTTTGGGTTTAAGATGGATGCCATCATCGGACCAGCTAGGGTTTAGTGTGCCTGGTTGGAAGGAATCAGAAATCATCACCAAACGCATTGCGTTATCAGACGCAGCTAAGTTGTTCGATCCTCTTGGACTGTTAGGACCAGTCATTGTAGTAGCAAAGTGTTTCATGCAGGAGCTCTGGAAGAACGAAAATACCTGGGATGAACCTTTGGAGTCTGAACGGCAACAATTCTGGTTGCGCTTCAGAGAACAACTCGCTGATCTGACTAGCTTGACAATTCCACGACGAGCAATTGGTGGAACAGTGCGAATTGAAGCTCACGGATTTAGTGATGCTTCCCTACGGGCTTATGGCGCCTGTATCTACATACGAGCAGAATCGTCCGATGGCCAAGTCTCAGTACGGTTGTTATGTGCTAAGTCAAAGGTGGCACCGATACCTAATACCAAACGGAAGAAAAACGTGTCCCTTCCACGGCTCGAGTTGTCGGGAGCGTTGTTACTATCACACTTATGGCAGAAGGTGAAGCAAGGGGTGAAATTGGAGCTTAAAATCAACTTCTGGGTTGATTCGACGATAGTTCTTCATTGGCTTTCAAGCAGTCCTTCCCGTTGGAAACAGTTCGTTGCGAACCGAGTTGCGGAAATCCAGCACCAAACCTACAAGATGCCTTGGAGTTATGTGGCCAGCGAGCACAATCCAGCTGACATTATTTCCAGGGGAATGATGCCTTTGCAGCTCATGGATTCCCAACTTTGGTGGCAAGGGCCCTCATGGTTGCATCTTCCAAGTCAAGCTTGGCCTACGAACAAACCCAATACTGAAATTTCCTCGGAAGATTTGGAAGAGCGATCGATTGTAGCCACATCTCAACAGGTACCGCCAAATTTTCTATTCGATCTTTCTTCATCTTACGAAAAATTGGTGCGACTTACGGCATATCTGCTGCGATTCATGTACAATTGTCAACCGACACACCGCGGAAATCTACGAAAGGGGTTTCTAAAAATAGATGAATTAGTGTCAGCGTCTCTAACGCTCGTTCGTCTGGCCCAACAAGAAACCTTTGTTGAGGAGCTTCGGGATGTTCGTCAAACTGGAGCGGTCAAGCCGAACTCAAAACTGAAAACGCTAACACCTATTCTGAAAGAGGGTATCCTACGTGTGGGTGGTCGTTTGCGAAACGCGCCTGTTTCGTATGAATGCAAACATCCGATAATTTTAGCGTTTTCTCACCCATTGACCCTACTGATTGCGCGTTCTTATCATCGACAATATCTGCATGCGGGACAACAAGAGCTCATATCTAGCCTGCGTGAGAGATTCTGGCCCCTTCGCGTACGCAACCTGGCACGAAAGGTCGTATATGAGTGTGTAAGTTGTTTCCGATCCAAACCAACAACGGCAGAGCAAATCATGGGAGATTTGCCCAGCGAACGCGTAAACCCAGTTCTCCCATTCTACAACACTGGTGTGGATCTGTGTGGTCCATTATTCTATAGACAAACCAACAAGAAGGCTGCTCCAATCAAATGCTATGTTGCTGTTTTCGTCTGTCTTGTGATCAAGGCAGTACATGTGGAGCTTATTGCCGATTTGTCTACTCCAGCCTTCATTTCTACATTGAAGCGTTTCATAGCTCGTCGCGGTAAACCATCCGTAATCCAGTGCGACAACGCCAAAAATTTCCGGGGAGCTGATCGAGCGCTCAAGGAGATGTATGAGCTGTTccagaaacaacaacatcaggaTGCTGTTACAACTTACTGCGGAACGGAAGGGATCACCTTCAACTTCATCCCTCCGCGGTCACCCCATTTCGGTGGGATCTGGGAGGCCGCAGTGAAGTCGCTGAAACGGCATCTCAAGGCTACGATAGGATCCAGTATCTTGCGGCGAGACGACCTGGAAACTATCTTAGTTCAAGTGGAGGCTTGTTTGAACTCGCGACCGTTAACTGCACTTTCCAACGATCCAGAGGACCTGGAAATTCTGACACCGGGTCATTTTTTGATTCAACGGGCGCTTACATCGGTCCCTGAGCCATCTTATGCTGAGATTCCAGGCAACCGCCTGGACCGCTATCAACAATTGCAGGAGTATGTTCGGCGGATTTGGAAGCGATGGAATCGAGACTACTTGTCTGGTTTGCATCCGCGTACCCGGTGGACTTCAAGGCGAGACAACGTTCGGGAGGGCACTATGGTCCTGCTGAAGGAGGACAACCTTCCCCCTCTCAAATGGCGCTTCGGCCGAGTGCTGAAGATTTATCCTGGTGATGACGGCTTGGTTCGAGTGGTTGATGTGAAAACGAAGGATGGAATTTACAGAAGAGCCATCACCAAGATCTGTATACTGCCCGGACagaaggaagaaagagaggTTTCGTAA